In one window of Desulforhabdus amnigena DNA:
- a CDS encoding SDR family NAD(P)-dependent oxidoreductase: MISLHPKIQRALITGGSRGIGLAIARRLMDQGVEVYYASRQPSAFEHSLLHHLAADFSNPRESMGAISESFQGMERVPDVLVCAAGTLHEALVLRQEDASMEEQLRVNMTFHMHLIRWIVAPMLLRRFGRIVGISSTAARFPAPGQAVYASAKAGLEAFLKGCAVEFARKGITCNWVTPGYVRTDFSSEFLAQKDLKKVVPVGRAGTSEEVAEAVMLFLGEYSDYLTGSQIVVDGGLSLAVK, encoded by the coding sequence ATGATTTCCCTGCACCCGAAAATCCAGCGTGCTCTCATCACCGGTGGAAGCCGTGGAATCGGACTCGCCATTGCCCGGCGTCTCATGGATCAGGGGGTGGAAGTCTATTACGCATCGAGGCAGCCCTCGGCTTTTGAACATTCACTGCTCCATCATCTTGCCGCTGATTTTTCCAATCCCCGGGAAAGCATGGGTGCCATCAGCGAATCTTTCCAGGGAATGGAGCGGGTGCCGGATGTCCTCGTTTGCGCAGCGGGAACGCTTCACGAAGCTCTTGTCCTCCGCCAGGAGGATGCGTCGATGGAGGAACAGCTGCGGGTCAACATGACTTTCCACATGCACCTCATCCGCTGGATCGTCGCCCCCATGCTGCTGCGACGGTTCGGGCGCATCGTGGGCATCTCTTCCACCGCAGCCCGCTTCCCTGCTCCAGGGCAAGCAGTCTACGCATCGGCCAAAGCGGGGCTCGAAGCCTTCCTGAAGGGCTGTGCCGTTGAATTTGCGCGCAAAGGCATCACCTGCAACTGGGTTACCCCCGGCTACGTTCGAACGGATTTTTCCTCCGAGTTTCTGGCACAAAAGGACCTGAAGAAGGTCGTACCTGTGGGGCGTGCGGGAACATCGGAGGAAGTTGCCGAAGCGGTGATGCTCTTCCTGGGAGAATATAGCGATTACCTGACCGGTTCGCAGATTGTCGTGGATGGAGGGCTTTCCCTCGCAGTGAAATAA
- the bioA gene encoding adenosylmethionine--8-amino-7-oxononanoate transaminase has product MNVERLLQLDADHVWHPCTQMKDHEELPPIPIERGDGVYLQDKNGKCYIDGVSSWWVNLLGHNHPRLNTALIEQSRKIAHHIFANFTNEPAVMLSAKLAAVTPGNLSKVFFTDNGSSAVEAALKMSFQYWQQCGHPGKTKFLSLTGAYHGETIGALSVGGCDLYRQIYQPILLQGFQVQGPDCYRCAEGKHRDTCQAECFAHVEAIVREHHESIAGIILEPLVQGAAGMRIYSPRYLQKLRSLCDTYKIHYIADEIAVGFGRTGKMFANDHARVAPDIMCLSKGITGGYLPLAVVVTHDEIYRAFYDEYTSLKAFLHSHSYTGNPLACAVAVEVLTIFEEEKILEEVQPKIDQLASFKERFEALPCVGEFRQLGMIAAVELVKDRETREGFPWEERTGYRVFQEALKAGALLRPLGNVVYFFPPLTIKPNELETLADIACESIGKVLGK; this is encoded by the coding sequence ATGAATGTCGAACGGCTTCTCCAGCTGGACGCCGACCATGTGTGGCATCCGTGCACTCAAATGAAAGATCACGAGGAACTTCCCCCCATTCCCATTGAACGGGGCGACGGAGTCTACCTCCAGGATAAGAACGGCAAATGTTATATCGACGGCGTTTCCTCCTGGTGGGTGAATCTCCTGGGGCACAATCATCCCCGCCTGAACACCGCGCTCATCGAACAGAGCCGAAAGATTGCTCACCATATTTTTGCAAACTTCACGAATGAACCGGCCGTCATGCTTTCGGCCAAACTCGCGGCCGTCACGCCGGGCAATCTCTCCAAGGTGTTTTTCACGGACAACGGATCTTCGGCCGTGGAAGCGGCTCTGAAAATGTCTTTCCAATACTGGCAGCAGTGCGGCCATCCAGGAAAGACGAAATTCCTTTCCCTCACAGGGGCGTATCACGGCGAAACCATCGGGGCACTGAGCGTCGGAGGCTGCGACCTTTACCGGCAGATCTATCAGCCCATTCTTCTTCAAGGATTTCAGGTCCAGGGGCCCGATTGCTACCGCTGTGCCGAAGGGAAACACCGGGATACCTGCCAGGCCGAATGTTTCGCTCACGTGGAAGCCATTGTGCGGGAACATCACGAATCCATTGCGGGGATCATTCTGGAACCGCTGGTGCAAGGAGCCGCCGGCATGCGCATCTATTCCCCCCGCTACCTGCAAAAGCTCCGCTCCCTTTGCGACACGTATAAAATCCATTACATAGCGGACGAAATCGCTGTTGGATTCGGACGCACGGGGAAGATGTTCGCCAACGACCATGCCCGGGTAGCCCCGGACATCATGTGCCTTTCCAAGGGCATCACGGGAGGCTATCTCCCTCTTGCCGTGGTCGTTACTCATGACGAGATTTACCGCGCTTTTTACGATGAATACACAAGTCTCAAAGCCTTTCTCCATTCCCACAGCTACACCGGCAATCCCCTCGCCTGCGCCGTTGCCGTGGAAGTGTTGACCATTTTCGAGGAAGAAAAGATCCTCGAAGAGGTGCAGCCCAAAATCGACCAACTGGCCTCCTTCAAGGAACGGTTCGAAGCCCTCCCCTGCGTGGGGGAATTCCGGCAACTGGGGATGATCGCAGCCGTGGAACTGGTCAAGGACAGGGAAACCAGAGAAGGCTTTCCCTGGGAAGAACGCACAGGGTATCGGGTCTTCCAGGAGGCCCTGAAAGCAGGGGCTTTGCTGCGCCCACTGGGAAATGTGGTCTATTTTTTCCCGCCTCTCACGATCAAACCCAACGAACTGGAGACTCTCGCAGACATCGCCTGCGAATCTATTGGAAAGGTTCTCGGGAAATAG
- a CDS encoding site-specific integrase encodes MDQVRDAIGKKHYSIRTEAAHVKWIKDFIFHGVCHPNDMKEEKIAQYIFYLTTDRRLASSTRNQALCALVISTNTSFAWKCAILDPWKGARSHRICQWS; translated from the coding sequence ATGGATCAGGTGCGGGATGCAATCGGCAAAAAGCATTACTCCATTCGGACAGAAGCGGCCCATGTCAAGTGGATCAAAGACTTCATCTTTCACGGGGTATGCCACCCCAACGATATGAAAGAAGAGAAAATTGCACAATATATTTTTTATCTTACCACGGACCGCCGTCTTGCTTCCAGCACACGGAATCAAGCTCTATGCGCCCTTGTTATCTCAACAAACACGTCCTTCGCATGGAAGTGCGCAATCTTGGATCCATGGAAAGGGGCAAGAAGCCACAGAATCTGCCAGTGGTCATGA
- a CDS encoding acyl carrier protein: protein MSEAVLKTLQKTISELINCDENEVTPTTRLVEDLGFESIDFLELSMTLSQEYKLDIDEKTLFLSEFRPMMSSAKGGRLLDILTAAYPHLPREELRRLMEEAPRGNVLKVGHLVRYLDFKTGNTSQGSTTAHTFETNRP, encoded by the coding sequence ATGTCTGAAGCCGTTTTGAAGACTTTGCAAAAGACCATTTCAGAGCTGATCAACTGCGACGAGAATGAAGTGACTCCAACGACTCGCCTGGTGGAGGACCTGGGATTTGAATCCATCGATTTTCTGGAACTCTCCATGACACTATCCCAGGAATACAAACTGGATATCGACGAAAAAACCCTGTTTCTTTCCGAATTCCGCCCCATGATGAGCAGTGCGAAGGGCGGTCGACTCCTGGATATCCTCACCGCTGCATATCCGCACCTGCCTCGGGAGGAACTCCGGAGGTTGATGGAAGAAGCACCCAGGGGCAATGTGCTCAAGGTCGGCCACCTGGTGAGATATCTGGACTTCAAAACCGGAAATACCAGCCAGGGAAGTACTACAGCTCATACATTCGAGACAAACCGACCATGA
- the bioB gene encoding biotin synthase BioB, whose amino-acid sequence MKEIHLKDMRHAAEEGRAVSRDTALEILKSDAGEIPEILACATQLRKRYFGNRIHLCSIMNAKSGGCSEDCAFCAQSAHHRTQAKVFPLASTEELVSTYQAASKLPIDHFGVVASGKALKDAEVLQICEAPKSHTNPRVSWCASLGCLDKERLRILKNAGFKRFHHNLETSESFFPSICSTHSYSMRVETVRTAKEVGMEVCCGGILGLGETLDQRVEFASFLAGEEVDSIPLNFLIPIPGTKLEEQTVMKPMDMLRSIAMFRMMNPKAEVKVCAGRVHLRDLQSMVFYAGATGIMAGPLLTVAGRDRDQDRQMLEDLELLV is encoded by the coding sequence ATGAAAGAAATCCATCTGAAGGATATGCGGCACGCGGCGGAAGAAGGAAGGGCTGTTTCCCGGGATACCGCTTTGGAGATTTTGAAAAGTGATGCCGGAGAAATTCCCGAAATTCTCGCATGCGCCACTCAGCTTCGAAAGCGATATTTCGGAAACCGTATTCATTTGTGTTCCATCATGAATGCCAAGAGCGGCGGCTGTTCAGAAGACTGCGCCTTTTGTGCTCAATCGGCTCACCACAGGACTCAGGCGAAAGTCTTTCCCCTGGCAAGCACAGAGGAACTGGTGAGCACCTACCAGGCTGCATCCAAACTTCCCATCGACCATTTTGGAGTGGTTGCCAGCGGGAAGGCTCTGAAAGATGCGGAGGTTCTCCAGATCTGCGAGGCTCCCAAAAGCCATACGAATCCTCGCGTCTCCTGGTGCGCCTCCCTGGGATGCCTGGACAAGGAACGGCTCCGAATTCTCAAGAATGCCGGATTCAAACGTTTTCACCACAACCTGGAGACATCGGAAAGCTTTTTCCCGAGCATCTGCTCCACGCACAGTTATTCCATGCGGGTGGAAACGGTTCGGACAGCGAAGGAAGTGGGCATGGAAGTCTGCTGCGGCGGCATCCTGGGGCTGGGTGAAACCCTGGATCAGCGGGTGGAGTTTGCATCCTTTCTGGCCGGGGAAGAAGTGGATTCCATTCCTCTCAATTTCCTGATCCCCATTCCGGGTACAAAGCTCGAAGAGCAGACTGTCATGAAACCCATGGACATGCTTCGAAGCATCGCCATGTTTCGCATGATGAACCCCAAAGCGGAAGTCAAGGTCTGTGCGGGGCGGGTGCATTTGAGGGACCTGCAGTCCATGGTTTTCTACGCCGGGGCTACGGGAATCATGGCTGGACCGCTCCTGACGGTCGCGGGACGTGATCGGGATCAGGACCGTCAGATGTTGGAAGACCTTGAACTGCTGGTTTGA
- a CDS encoding beta-ketoacyl-[acyl-carrier-protein] synthase family protein, giving the protein MKRRVVIVSAGVLAPVGSTWEEFQRNIFLERDWFEPLAKELPYPAGARVDDAALDAFYRQKGRAFKYRRYYNRATDMAVVAAFECLKNLQPASIDPQEMNLFWGAGPNFDLSAIPEATFSVEPADQPKSHHGVSAAWMLLYLPNMTASAISCALGIRGETLTYLTACAAASHAIGEAFLKIRNGDLDCVLCGGSDSRLNRGGLQAYKMLGALSPSPEPRVLPFCKERDGFVPGEGAAAFLLMDADTAQTLNTPILAELVGYGSSSDGFRLTDPEPGGLGMETAMKKALRMARMAPGEIDLIDAHGTGTLKNDAAEAAAIRRVFPFPVPVTSNKSQFGHLSAAAGALELAACLAMLRRGEATPTVNTVGKTVEEGIELVRKNRSMPLRTILSNSFGFGGENCALVVKRWEP; this is encoded by the coding sequence ATGAAGCGGCGAGTGGTCATTGTGTCGGCGGGAGTCCTCGCTCCGGTGGGTTCCACCTGGGAGGAGTTTCAACGGAACATTTTTCTTGAGAGGGACTGGTTCGAACCCTTGGCAAAAGAACTGCCCTACCCTGCGGGTGCCAGAGTGGACGATGCGGCCCTCGATGCCTTTTACCGGCAGAAGGGACGTGCCTTCAAGTACCGGCGCTACTACAACCGGGCAACGGACATGGCGGTCGTGGCCGCTTTCGAATGCCTGAAGAACCTGCAACCCGCATCCATCGACCCTCAGGAAATGAACCTTTTCTGGGGAGCGGGGCCCAACTTCGATTTAAGCGCGATTCCCGAAGCAACCTTTTCAGTGGAACCCGCCGACCAGCCAAAGAGCCATCATGGAGTTTCCGCAGCCTGGATGCTCCTCTATCTTCCCAATATGACGGCGTCCGCCATTTCATGCGCCCTTGGAATCCGGGGGGAAACCCTGACTTACCTCACGGCCTGCGCCGCCGCTTCCCATGCTATCGGCGAAGCCTTCCTCAAGATCCGCAACGGGGACCTGGACTGCGTCCTCTGCGGAGGCAGCGACAGCCGCCTCAACCGGGGCGGACTGCAGGCTTACAAAATGCTCGGAGCCCTCTCCCCTTCCCCCGAACCCCGTGTTCTGCCCTTCTGTAAAGAGCGGGATGGGTTCGTGCCGGGCGAGGGTGCAGCTGCTTTCCTCCTCATGGATGCGGATACGGCTCAAACCCTGAACACTCCCATCCTGGCCGAACTGGTGGGTTATGGGTCCAGCTCCGACGGTTTTCGGCTGACCGACCCGGAACCCGGCGGACTCGGCATGGAAACGGCCATGAAAAAAGCGCTCCGAATGGCTCGAATGGCCCCTGGAGAAATCGACCTGATCGATGCCCATGGCACGGGAACCCTCAAAAACGATGCCGCTGAAGCGGCGGCCATACGCCGGGTTTTTCCGTTCCCCGTGCCCGTGACTTCCAATAAATCCCAGTTCGGCCATCTTTCGGCAGCGGCGGGAGCGCTCGAACTGGCTGCCTGCCTTGCCATGCTCCGGCGTGGAGAAGCGACCCCCACGGTAAACACGGTTGGGAAAACCGTTGAAGAAGGCATTGAACTGGTACGGAAAAACCGCTCCATGCCGCTTCGGACCATCCTCTCCAATTCTTTCGGTTTCGGCGGTGAGAACTGCGCACTCGTCGTCAAGAGGTGGGAACCATGA
- a CDS encoding protein NO VEIN domain-containing protein has translation MSWHNFVPGQRVARDEVIQVCNAYIRSGKVKNPQNKISYLEEFRNSPHDVIVYTPQGSGWGNSPLNPNNWRGTDGSFIWERKVIPKRTQTDTEGNHNMPPVGLSDQGILSPTQVKLDSGSESLQPDATLSQVAEPEGDVLEDIPSEDQVSGAGFGSPEINKAVEASAVQHVIQLYESSGWTVISVETEKCGFDLVCKKESREEHVEVKGTRGTEQSFIITAGEVRKAKEDSLFVLCLVNSALSDNPFVSKYSRSELASHFRLEALAYKAVPK, from the coding sequence ATGAGTTGGCATAATTTTGTTCCAGGACAGCGTGTAGCTCGCGATGAAGTGATTCAAGTCTGTAATGCCTATATTCGTTCTGGAAAAGTCAAGAATCCTCAGAATAAGATTTCGTATTTGGAGGAATTCAGGAACAGTCCACACGATGTCATAGTATATACACCTCAAGGAAGTGGTTGGGGCAACTCCCCTCTAAATCCCAACAACTGGCGTGGAACCGACGGTAGTTTCATCTGGGAGAGAAAAGTCATTCCCAAACGAACTCAGACAGACACAGAAGGCAACCACAACATGCCTCCGGTCGGTTTGTCAGATCAAGGGATTTTGTCACCGACTCAGGTAAAGCTGGACTCAGGCTCAGAATCCTTGCAGCCAGATGCTACTCTCAGCCAGGTAGCTGAACCTGAAGGTGATGTTCTTGAAGACATACCTTCGGAAGACCAAGTGTCCGGTGCAGGATTTGGCAGTCCAGAAATCAATAAAGCGGTAGAAGCATCCGCTGTGCAACACGTAATTCAGCTATACGAGAGTTCAGGATGGACGGTCATCTCCGTAGAGACCGAGAAATGTGGGTTTGATCTGGTCTGCAAAAAGGAGTCTCGTGAGGAACATGTGGAGGTAAAAGGCACGAGAGGAACCGAACAGAGCTTCATCATCACTGCGGGAGAGGTGAGAAAAGCAAAAGAGGATTCCTTGTTTGTACTTTGCCTCGTCAACTCTGCTTTGTCAGACAACCCCTTTGTCTCCAAGTACTCAAGATCAGAATTGGCGAGTCATTTTAGACTCGAAGCTTTAGCATATAAAGCGGTCCCGAAATAG
- a CDS encoding Txe/YoeB family addiction module toxin, producing the protein MRIIFSEHAWEDYLYWQRTDRKILERINKLIKEIQHSPFEGTGKPEPLRHGLSGYWSRRVTDEHRIVYKIDQDSLHLAQLRYHY; encoded by the coding sequence GTGAGGATCATTTTCTCTGAACATGCCTGGGAAGATTACCTCTACTGGCAACGGACTGATCGAAAGATTCTCGAGCGCATAAACAAGCTGATCAAGGAAATACAGCACTCACCCTTTGAGGGGACCGGCAAGCCTGAGCCCCTCAGGCATGGTCTATCCGGATATTGGTCCCGACGCGTAACCGATGAACACCGGATTGTCTACAAAATCGATCAGGACTCCCTCCATCTTGCACAGCTTAGATACCACTATTAG
- the bioD gene encoding dethiobiotin synthase encodes MGQQKGLFVTGTDTGVGKTFVTCLLASHLKDYMKVGVMKPAESDCEEVEGQWLPKDALRLKVAAGSHMPLDTICPYALPRPLAPAEAAREAGITIDLEHIKEKYRNIAEASDVVLVEGAGGLLVPLSHSCLYADLVRDLKLPLLIVARAGLGTVNHSLLTVESALSRGIRVIGVLLNENESCEHDASYWSNPRVLQDLASVPVLGPLPHMECDPGAKNAVQEVLREIERLAFS; translated from the coding sequence ATGGGGCAACAAAAGGGGCTTTTCGTTACGGGAACCGATACGGGGGTGGGGAAAACCTTTGTGACCTGCCTTTTGGCGTCTCATCTGAAGGATTACATGAAAGTCGGGGTGATGAAGCCGGCGGAAAGCGACTGCGAGGAGGTCGAAGGGCAATGGCTGCCGAAGGATGCACTCCGGCTGAAAGTTGCGGCCGGTTCGCATATGCCTCTGGATACGATTTGCCCCTATGCTCTTCCCCGGCCGCTGGCTCCGGCCGAGGCGGCACGGGAGGCGGGCATCACCATCGATCTTGAACACATCAAGGAAAAGTACCGGAATATCGCCGAGGCCTCGGATGTGGTGCTCGTGGAAGGGGCGGGGGGATTGCTGGTGCCCCTCTCCCATTCCTGTCTCTACGCGGATCTCGTCCGGGATCTAAAGCTTCCCCTTCTCATCGTCGCACGGGCAGGCCTTGGGACCGTGAACCATTCTCTTCTCACCGTGGAGTCGGCTCTTTCCAGAGGGATTCGCGTCATTGGGGTGCTCCTCAATGAAAATGAATCCTGCGAGCATGATGCCAGTTACTGGAGCAATCCCAGGGTATTGCAGGATTTGGCCTCCGTTCCCGTCCTGGGGCCGCTCCCCCATATGGAGTGTGACCCGGGGGCGAAGAATGCAGTCCAGGAAGTCTTGCGCGAGATTGAAAGGTTGGCGTTTTCATGA
- a CDS encoding nitroreductase family protein: protein MNAKTTPSEDMRTSTHLEYLICSRYSERFFTGEPLPAGSVQRIVETALHAPSPSGRNPFYFVIAEERKALEELAQELRSSFLELHVKSCGDASRNKVISYYERYSIFLENAAALLLCYTNDRKSALDALFSDAKSEAANLISLGTVLQNIGLLCTESNIGHCILSAPVELFPELFDHIFRAPPHLTLRCLVALGRAAGKGRKKPKAIPAQRYVKVLQR, encoded by the coding sequence ATGAATGCCAAAACAACTCCGAGCGAAGATATGCGCACTTCAACGCATCTGGAATATCTCATTTGCAGCCGCTACTCCGAACGCTTTTTCACGGGAGAACCGCTCCCCGCGGGCAGCGTTCAGCGCATCGTTGAAACCGCTTTGCACGCTCCCTCCCCGTCGGGACGCAATCCGTTCTATTTCGTCATCGCCGAAGAGCGGAAAGCCCTGGAAGAGCTGGCGCAGGAACTCAGGTCGTCCTTTCTTGAACTTCACGTGAAATCATGTGGAGATGCATCTAGAAACAAAGTGATCTCCTACTACGAACGTTACAGCATTTTTCTGGAGAACGCCGCCGCCCTCCTGCTCTGCTACACCAACGACAGGAAAAGCGCGCTGGACGCCCTTTTTTCCGATGCCAAAAGTGAAGCCGCAAACCTCATTTCTCTCGGAACCGTCCTTCAGAATATCGGACTCCTTTGCACGGAATCAAACATCGGCCATTGCATCCTTTCGGCTCCAGTGGAATTGTTTCCGGAGCTTTTTGACCACATCTTTAGAGCACCACCGCATCTCACTTTGCGCTGTCTCGTCGCTCTGGGACGCGCGGCAGGGAAAGGACGGAAGAAACCGAAAGCCATTCCCGCACAGCGTTACGTGAAGGTATTGCAACGATGA
- the tnpA gene encoding IS200/IS605 family transposase translates to MDEYQSLSHTAWDCKYHVVWIPKYRRKTLYEELRKHLGQIFRELAMQRESKIVEGHLLVDHVHMLISIPPKYSVAQVVGFIKGKSAIHIARSFLGQRKNFTGHNFWARGYFVSTVGKDEKMIREYIKKQETEDRRLDQLHMFK, encoded by the coding sequence ATGGACGAATACCAAAGCCTAAGCCACACGGCGTGGGACTGCAAGTACCATGTGGTATGGATTCCCAAATACCGAAGGAAGACCCTCTATGAAGAGCTCCGAAAGCATTTGGGGCAGATATTCAGAGAGCTTGCGATGCAGCGTGAGAGCAAGATAGTGGAAGGTCATCTGCTGGTGGACCATGTCCACATGCTCATCAGCATTCCACCCAAGTACAGCGTTGCCCAAGTGGTGGGTTTCATCAAGGGCAAAAGTGCCATCCACATTGCAAGGAGCTTCCTTGGTCAGAGGAAGAATTTCACTGGCCACAATTTCTGGGCGCGCGGATACTTCGTGTCCACGGTGGGTAAAGATGAGAAGATGATCCGCGAATATATCAAAAAGCAGGAAACCGAGGATCGCAGACTCGATCAACTGCATATGTTCAAGTAG
- a CDS encoding class I SAM-dependent methyltransferase produces MNSKEIFYPEAKFGGFTDIDGTVAFFNRVNSLLESSFTVLDVGCGRGAYGEDSVPLRKNLRIIKGKVAKVVGIDVDKKAQDNPFLDEFHLIQGDAWPINDNSIDLIICDNVLEHIDDPDKFFAEIGRVLKNGGFLCIRTPNRWSYIALGATLIPNRYHSSVTSIVQDGRKEEDVFPTVYKCNSVAKLKRIMKKSGFECVVYGYEAEPSYLSFSKVAYLFGVLHQRFAPRFLKPAIFAFGKIKKEIA; encoded by the coding sequence ATGAATAGCAAAGAAATATTCTATCCCGAGGCAAAATTCGGCGGATTCACAGATATTGATGGAACGGTGGCGTTTTTTAACAGAGTCAATTCGCTTCTTGAATCATCCTTTACCGTTCTGGATGTAGGTTGCGGAAGGGGCGCATATGGTGAAGATTCAGTGCCACTTCGGAAAAATCTAAGGATTATTAAAGGAAAAGTTGCCAAGGTTGTCGGAATAGACGTTGATAAAAAAGCTCAAGACAATCCGTTTCTCGATGAGTTTCATCTCATACAAGGTGACGCATGGCCGATTAACGACAACTCGATCGACCTAATCATATGCGATAATGTCTTGGAACACATTGATGATCCAGATAAGTTCTTTGCTGAAATTGGCCGTGTCCTAAAGAATGGCGGATTTTTGTGCATAAGGACTCCAAATCGATGGAGCTACATTGCGCTAGGGGCGACACTAATTCCTAATAGGTATCACTCATCAGTGACGTCTATTGTCCAGGATGGCAGGAAAGAGGAGGATGTCTTCCCAACTGTTTACAAATGCAATAGTGTCGCTAAGCTAAAACGCATTATGAAGAAGAGCGGCTTTGAGTGCGTAGTGTACGGGTACGAAGCTGAACCTAGCTATCTCTCCTTTTCAAAGGTCGCCTATCTTTTCGGTGTTCTTCATCAACGATTTGCTCCTAGGTTTCTAAAGCCAGCGATATTCGCCTTTGGAAAGATTAAGAAAGAAATCGCCTAA
- a CDS encoding type II toxin-antitoxin system Phd/YefM family antitoxin — protein sequence MNAITYSQARGNLAKTMDKVCDDHSPIIITRKSQRSVVMISLEDYQALEETAYLLRSPKNARRLLESIAELESGGGTERELIE from the coding sequence ATGAACGCAATAACCTACTCACAAGCCCGAGGTAACCTTGCTAAAACCATGGACAAGGTCTGCGATGACCATTCCCCGATCATCATTACACGCAAAAGCCAGCGTTCGGTCGTGATGATCTCCCTTGAAGACTACCAAGCCCTTGAAGAGACCGCTTATCTTCTAAGAAGCCCGAAAAACGCGAGAAGGCTTCTGGAGTCCATTGCTGAGCTTGAATCCGGTGGTGGTACTGAGAGGGAGTTGATCGAGTGA
- a CDS encoding aminotransferase class I/II-fold pyridoxal phosphate-dependent enzyme, with the protein MKSIEERAQKLCRDFQTKGVFRRLPPDDVHLRLNLASNDYLGIVRRGLLRPSLTKHASRCGTGGGSSRLVFGNTRAHRILEEKLADHFEYEAALVFTSGFMANYGLCSALRELADVVLIDKRVHASVVDGLMQSMGGKCEIKSFKHNDAEHYRHLSERFKGREMATITESLFSMTGHVCNRGVIEEAGQRGFLIVDEAHSLGAVKSRGKAIFGKAAGADITIGTFGKAFGCVGGFILCSAPVHTFLVNRCRSFIFTTALPEVYAAVGTDAIDLVAGMDEEREKLAALANYLRTQLTSSGFRVSGDAHILAIYCKGAEEAVEISRRLGERGIALYAVRAPTVPPKEILLRVSLNGTLDRADLDFLLEELQKLKREHPHLFEEDDCSPLLRQLPLSF; encoded by the coding sequence ATGAAATCCATTGAAGAACGAGCGCAAAAGCTTTGCCGTGACTTTCAGACCAAAGGCGTTTTCCGGCGCCTCCCCCCGGATGATGTCCATCTGCGCCTCAACCTGGCATCCAATGACTACCTGGGAATCGTCCGCAGGGGCCTGCTTCGGCCTTCCCTGACAAAGCACGCTTCCCGGTGCGGAACCGGCGGGGGCAGTTCCCGCCTCGTCTTCGGCAATACCAGGGCACACCGCATCCTGGAAGAAAAACTCGCGGATCATTTCGAATACGAAGCAGCCCTGGTCTTCACGTCCGGTTTCATGGCCAATTACGGCCTATGTTCGGCTCTCAGGGAACTGGCGGATGTGGTGCTCATTGACAAGCGAGTCCACGCCAGCGTCGTGGACGGACTCATGCAAAGCATGGGCGGAAAATGCGAGATCAAGAGCTTCAAACACAACGACGCAGAGCACTACCGGCATCTGTCTGAGCGTTTCAAAGGCCGCGAAATGGCGACCATCACTGAATCCCTTTTCAGCATGACGGGGCATGTCTGCAATCGAGGAGTCATCGAAGAAGCGGGTCAAAGGGGGTTTCTGATCGTAGACGAAGCCCACTCCCTCGGAGCGGTCAAATCTCGAGGGAAAGCGATTTTCGGCAAAGCGGCCGGAGCCGACATCACCATCGGGACCTTTGGCAAGGCCTTCGGGTGCGTCGGCGGATTCATTCTCTGTTCCGCTCCGGTTCATACGTTTCTGGTCAACCGGTGCCGTTCATTCATCTTCACGACGGCTCTGCCTGAAGTCTACGCGGCGGTGGGAACCGACGCCATCGATCTTGTGGCGGGAATGGACGAAGAGCGTGAAAAATTGGCGGCTCTCGCGAACTATTTGCGCACGCAGCTGACATCCTCGGGCTTTCGCGTCTCGGGAGACGCACACATCCTGGCCATCTACTGCAAGGGAGCCGAGGAAGCCGTGGAAATCAGCAGACGCCTCGGGGAAAGAGGCATCGCCCTCTATGCCGTGCGCGCCCCCACCGTTCCCCCGAAGGAAATCCTGCTGCGCGTCTCTCTAAATGGCACGCTGGATCGAGCCGACCTGGATTTCCTTCTGGAAGAACTCCAGAAACTGAAAAGGGAGCATCCGCACCTTTTTGAGGAGGACGACTGCTCCCCCCTATTACGCCAACTGCCCCTCTCTTTTTAA